The following are encoded together in the Juglans microcarpa x Juglans regia isolate MS1-56 chromosome 2D, Jm3101_v1.0, whole genome shotgun sequence genome:
- the LOC121249925 gene encoding disease resistance protein RPM1-like isoform X1, with translation MADGAVNFLLDKLTTILQQKVSLLGDAHDEIEEIKLELESMRSFLRDAERRMERSESVGAWVKQVREVAYEVEDILDEFIHLKERDKHKSGFKGIAEDIVNFHKNITSRYQISSKLPKIKAKVQEISERSKRYDFDKLDELTSNNMACENWQHYGESSLFIDEDEIVGMEENTEQMLGWLLEDEERRAIISVVGMGGLGKTTLVTRMYNDQRIKGHFDCCAWISVSQTYGINELLRSMVREFFEAKQVQLPSNFGSMNTMNLMAVLIDYLHQKRYVVVLDDVWTIDLWSIIRGAFPNNKLGSRIILTTRDENVATSVGVGFRVHRLKPLGENDAWTLFCKKAFWNEPGCCCPAELQPMAQDIMKKCEGLPLAIVAIGGLMCSRSKTVGEWKKVKESLNWQLSNNPVLEKVKRILLLSFKDLPFYLKHCFLYCCVFHYGYQIKRKKLIRLWVAEGFIKERKGMTMEEVAEEYLTDLIFRSMIQVIETNAAGRVKTCRVHDVMRELATATSEKQNFCIAYDGRESRLEGKFHHLSVYDRGESIRLSSNMSHHLRSFFVFKTDMCTSFSLDAVSSKFKLLRVLELQGVPIETIPGTLVWLFNLRYLNLRDTKISELPKSMERLQNLQTLDVRNTNVRRLPSGISKLLRLRHLYMCCNNGRNSEKPNHLNSRQGPAGIWNIECLQTLACIEAEEELIVKVGNLTELRRLEITRLRTVDGPKLCTSIQKIKSLLRLSVVASTEEELQLEALSLPPPLLQKLELVGKLNRLPHWIRSLTNLTHLYLSLSCLQDDIISDLRLLSALVFLELKKAYRGKLLHFKVGWFLKLNKLSFVELAQLDSLVLEEGALPTIRELKLICCPKLKTLPRGIEYQTSLKKLHLEEMPEEFMRLWSEYEQDQAKVVIVRASASLKSSGRDQDKRRK, from the exons ATGGCAGATGGTGCTGTAAACTTCCTACTTGATAAACTAACTACTATCCTACAGCAAAAGGTATCACTGCTAGGAGATGCTCATGATGAAATTGAAGAGATCAAGCTTGAATTAGAGAGCATGAGATCATTCTTAAGAGATGCAGAAAGAAGAATGGAGAGAAGTGAATCAGTAGGAGCTTGGGTGAAGCAAGTAAGAGAAGTTGCGTATGAAGTTGAGGATATTTTAGATGAGTTCATACATCTCAAAGAGAGGGACAAGCATAAAAGTGGTTTCAAGGGTATTGCGGAAGACATTGTCAATTTCCACAAGAACATCACTTCAAGATATCAGATTTCTTCAAAGCTTCCAAAGATCAAAGCTAAGGTGCAGGAGATCTCGGAGAGAAGCAAGAGGTATGATTTTGATAAGCTTGATGAATTAACGAGTAATAATATGGCCTGCGAAAACTGGCAGCACTATGGAGAATCCTCACTCtttattgatgaagatgagataGTAGGAATGGAAGAAAACACAGAACAAATGCTAGGATGGTTACTGGAGGATGAAGAGCGCCGGGCAATTATTTCAGTTGTGGGAATGGGAGGTCTAGGCAAGACCACTCTAGTTACAAGAATGTACAATGACCAAAGAATAAAGGGACACTTTGATTGCTGTGCATGGATATCTGTGTCCCAAACATATGGCATCAACGAGCTACTAAGAAGCATGGTCAGAGAATTTTTTGAGGCAAAGCAAGTACAGCTACCAAGTAACTTCGGATCGATGAACACAATGAATCTCATGGCAGTGCTCATTGACTACTTGCATCAGAAGAGATATGTTGTTGTTTTGGATGATGTATGGACCATAGATCTCTGGAGTATCATAAGAGGTGCTTTTCCAAACAATAAACTTGGTAGCAGAATTATCCTCACAACGAGAGATGAGAATGTAGCTACATCTGTAGGAGTAGGTTTCCGGGTTCATCGTCTTAAGCCCCTTGGAGAGAATGATGCTTGGACCCTCTTCTGTAAGAAGGCATTTTGGAATGAACCAGGTTGCTGCTGTCCCGCAGAACTGCAACCAATGGCTCAAGACATTATGAAGAAATGTGAAGGCTTGCCACTAGCTATAGTGGCGATTGGAGGTCTCATGTGTTCAAGAAGCAAGACGGTTGGGGAATGGAAGAAAGTTAAAGAAAGTCTCAATTGGCAACTTAGCAACAATCCAGTGCTAGAAAAAGTGAAGCGAATCTTGTTATTGAGTTTCAAAGATTTACCCTTCTATCTAAAGCACTGTTTCTTGTATTGCTGCGTATTTCATTATGGTTACCAGATCAAGAGGAAGAAGCTGATTCGGCTCTGGGTAGCCGAAGGGttcatcaaagaaagaaaagggatgACTATGGAGGAGGTAGCAGAGGAGTACCTAACTGATCTAATTTTTCGAAGCATGATTCAGGTCATAGAGACAAACGCTGCTGGGAGGGTGAAGACATGTCGAGTGCATGATGTTATGCGCGAACTGGCTACGGCGACATCGGAGAAACAGAATTTCTGTATAGCATATGATGGGCGTGAATCAAGACTAGAAGGAAAATTCCATCACTTATCAGTATATGATAGAGGTGAAAGCATCCGACTGAGCAGTAACATGTCACACCATCTTCGTTCTTTCTTTGTCTTTAAGACAGATATGTGCACCTCATTCTCTTTGGATGCAGTATCATCCAAATTCAAATTGTTAAGGGTCCTTGAACTGCAAGGAGTTCCGATTGAAACAATACCAGGCACATTGGTCTGGTTGTTCAATTTGAGGTACTTGAACTTGAGAGATACCAAGATTAGCGAGCTTCCCAAGTCAATGGAAAGGCTGCAGAATCTACAAACCTTGGATGTTCGGAATACTAATGTGAGAAGGCTCCCAAGTGGAATATCAAAGCTACTAAGATTGAGACATCTATACATGTGTTGCAACAATGGTCGGAATTCTGAAAAACCCAATCATCTTAACAGCAGACAGGGTCCAGCGGGAATATGGAATATTGAATGCCTACAAACTCTAGCATGCATTGAAGCAGAGGAAGAATTGATCGTGAAAGTTGGAAACTTGACTGAGCTCAGAAGGCTGGAGATCACAAGGCTTAGAACTGTCGATGGACCAAAGTTGTGCACTTCCATTCAAAAGATTAAGAGCCTCCTCCGTTTAAGTGTCGTGGCAAGTACCGAGGAAGAACTTCAGTTGGAAGCTTTATCTCTGCCACCCCCGCTTCTTCAGAAGTTGGAATTGGTTGGGAAGTTAAATAGGTTGCCCCACTGGATTAGGTCCTTAACAAACCTCACTCATCTGTATTTAAGTCTGTCTTGTCTCCAAGATGATATAATTTCCGATCTCCGTCTACTGTCTGCTCTAGTTTTTCTTGAACTCAAGAAGGCCTACAGAGGGAAGCTCTTGCACTTTAAGGTGGGATGGTTTCTTAAACTAAACAAACTAAGTTTTGTGGAGCTTGCACAATTAGATAGTCTAGTACTGGAAGAGGGAGCATTGCCCACCATTCGAGAGTTAAAACTAATTTGTTGTCCAAAGCTAAAAACGTTGCCTCGGGGCATTGAATATCAGACCAGCCTCAAGAAGCTGCATTTGGAGGAAATGCCAGAAGAATTCATGCGGCTGTGGAGTGAATACGAACAAGATCAAGCAAAG GTTGTAATAGTAAGAGCATCTGCATCGCTCAAGTCAAGCGGGAGGGACCAGGACAAACGACGAAAGTAG
- the LOC121249925 gene encoding disease resistance protein RPM1-like isoform X2 — MADGAVNFLLDKLTTILQQKVSLLGDAHDEIEEIKLELESMRSFLRDAERRMERSESVGAWVKQVREVAYEVEDILDEFIHLKERDKHKSGFKGIAEDIVNFHKNITSRYQISSKLPKIKAKVQEISERSKRYDFDKLDELTSNNMACENWQHYGESSLFIDEDEIVGMEENTEQMLGWLLEDEERRAIISVVGMGGLGKTTLVTRMYNDQRIKGHFDCCAWISVSQTYGINELLRSMVREFFEAKQVQLPSNFGSMNTMNLMAVLIDYLHQKRYVVVLDDVWTIDLWSIIRGAFPNNKLGSRIILTTRDENVATSVGVGFRVHRLKPLGENDAWTLFCKKAFWNEPGCCCPAELQPMAQDIMKKCEGLPLAIVAIGGLMCSRSKTVGEWKKVKESLNWQLSNNPVLEKVKRILLLSFKDLPFYLKHCFLYCCVFHYGYQIKRKKLIRLWVAEGFIKERKGMTMEEVAEEYLTDLIFRSMIQVIETNAAGRVKTCRVHDVMRELATATSEKQNFCIAYDGRESRLEGKFHHLSVYDRGESIRLSSNMSHHLRSFFVFKTDMCTSFSLDAVSSKFKLLRVLELQGVPIETIPGTLVWLFNLRYLNLRDTKISELPKSMERLQNLQTLDVRNTNVRRLPSGISKLLRLRHLYMCCNNGRNSEKPNHLNSRQGPAGIWNIECLQTLACIEAEEELIVKVGNLTELRRLEITRLRTVDGPKLCTSIQKIKSLLRLSVVASTEEELQLEALSLPPPLLQKLELVGKLNRLPHWIRSLTNLTHLYLSLSCLQDDIISDLRLLSALVFLELKKAYRGKLLHFKVGWFLKLNKLSFVELAQLDSLVLEEGALPTIRELKLICCPKLKTLPRGIEYQTSLKKLHLEEMPEEFMRLWSEYEQDQAK, encoded by the exons ATGGCAGATGGTGCTGTAAACTTCCTACTTGATAAACTAACTACTATCCTACAGCAAAAGGTATCACTGCTAGGAGATGCTCATGATGAAATTGAAGAGATCAAGCTTGAATTAGAGAGCATGAGATCATTCTTAAGAGATGCAGAAAGAAGAATGGAGAGAAGTGAATCAGTAGGAGCTTGGGTGAAGCAAGTAAGAGAAGTTGCGTATGAAGTTGAGGATATTTTAGATGAGTTCATACATCTCAAAGAGAGGGACAAGCATAAAAGTGGTTTCAAGGGTATTGCGGAAGACATTGTCAATTTCCACAAGAACATCACTTCAAGATATCAGATTTCTTCAAAGCTTCCAAAGATCAAAGCTAAGGTGCAGGAGATCTCGGAGAGAAGCAAGAGGTATGATTTTGATAAGCTTGATGAATTAACGAGTAATAATATGGCCTGCGAAAACTGGCAGCACTATGGAGAATCCTCACTCtttattgatgaagatgagataGTAGGAATGGAAGAAAACACAGAACAAATGCTAGGATGGTTACTGGAGGATGAAGAGCGCCGGGCAATTATTTCAGTTGTGGGAATGGGAGGTCTAGGCAAGACCACTCTAGTTACAAGAATGTACAATGACCAAAGAATAAAGGGACACTTTGATTGCTGTGCATGGATATCTGTGTCCCAAACATATGGCATCAACGAGCTACTAAGAAGCATGGTCAGAGAATTTTTTGAGGCAAAGCAAGTACAGCTACCAAGTAACTTCGGATCGATGAACACAATGAATCTCATGGCAGTGCTCATTGACTACTTGCATCAGAAGAGATATGTTGTTGTTTTGGATGATGTATGGACCATAGATCTCTGGAGTATCATAAGAGGTGCTTTTCCAAACAATAAACTTGGTAGCAGAATTATCCTCACAACGAGAGATGAGAATGTAGCTACATCTGTAGGAGTAGGTTTCCGGGTTCATCGTCTTAAGCCCCTTGGAGAGAATGATGCTTGGACCCTCTTCTGTAAGAAGGCATTTTGGAATGAACCAGGTTGCTGCTGTCCCGCAGAACTGCAACCAATGGCTCAAGACATTATGAAGAAATGTGAAGGCTTGCCACTAGCTATAGTGGCGATTGGAGGTCTCATGTGTTCAAGAAGCAAGACGGTTGGGGAATGGAAGAAAGTTAAAGAAAGTCTCAATTGGCAACTTAGCAACAATCCAGTGCTAGAAAAAGTGAAGCGAATCTTGTTATTGAGTTTCAAAGATTTACCCTTCTATCTAAAGCACTGTTTCTTGTATTGCTGCGTATTTCATTATGGTTACCAGATCAAGAGGAAGAAGCTGATTCGGCTCTGGGTAGCCGAAGGGttcatcaaagaaagaaaagggatgACTATGGAGGAGGTAGCAGAGGAGTACCTAACTGATCTAATTTTTCGAAGCATGATTCAGGTCATAGAGACAAACGCTGCTGGGAGGGTGAAGACATGTCGAGTGCATGATGTTATGCGCGAACTGGCTACGGCGACATCGGAGAAACAGAATTTCTGTATAGCATATGATGGGCGTGAATCAAGACTAGAAGGAAAATTCCATCACTTATCAGTATATGATAGAGGTGAAAGCATCCGACTGAGCAGTAACATGTCACACCATCTTCGTTCTTTCTTTGTCTTTAAGACAGATATGTGCACCTCATTCTCTTTGGATGCAGTATCATCCAAATTCAAATTGTTAAGGGTCCTTGAACTGCAAGGAGTTCCGATTGAAACAATACCAGGCACATTGGTCTGGTTGTTCAATTTGAGGTACTTGAACTTGAGAGATACCAAGATTAGCGAGCTTCCCAAGTCAATGGAAAGGCTGCAGAATCTACAAACCTTGGATGTTCGGAATACTAATGTGAGAAGGCTCCCAAGTGGAATATCAAAGCTACTAAGATTGAGACATCTATACATGTGTTGCAACAATGGTCGGAATTCTGAAAAACCCAATCATCTTAACAGCAGACAGGGTCCAGCGGGAATATGGAATATTGAATGCCTACAAACTCTAGCATGCATTGAAGCAGAGGAAGAATTGATCGTGAAAGTTGGAAACTTGACTGAGCTCAGAAGGCTGGAGATCACAAGGCTTAGAACTGTCGATGGACCAAAGTTGTGCACTTCCATTCAAAAGATTAAGAGCCTCCTCCGTTTAAGTGTCGTGGCAAGTACCGAGGAAGAACTTCAGTTGGAAGCTTTATCTCTGCCACCCCCGCTTCTTCAGAAGTTGGAATTGGTTGGGAAGTTAAATAGGTTGCCCCACTGGATTAGGTCCTTAACAAACCTCACTCATCTGTATTTAAGTCTGTCTTGTCTCCAAGATGATATAATTTCCGATCTCCGTCTACTGTCTGCTCTAGTTTTTCTTGAACTCAAGAAGGCCTACAGAGGGAAGCTCTTGCACTTTAAGGTGGGATGGTTTCTTAAACTAAACAAACTAAGTTTTGTGGAGCTTGCACAATTAGATAGTCTAGTACTGGAAGAGGGAGCATTGCCCACCATTCGAGAGTTAAAACTAATTTGTTGTCCAAAGCTAAAAACGTTGCCTCGGGGCATTGAATATCAGACCAGCCTCAAGAAGCTGCATTTGGAGGAAATGCCAGAAGAATTCATGCGGCTGTGGAGTGAATACGAACAAGATCAAGCAAAG TAA
- the LOC121249931 gene encoding nudix hydrolase 2-like, with product MQRLRATAIRLSPYHLGKKTLLASLFAVPPLSKRPRLCDRFPSLIRNVSISVSTSGAKEFVVSENTVQQEEVLLSSVDDLHGGVIVNVEQPLDSMVFAPMLKASISHWTQQGKRGVWIKLPIQHANLVEAAVKEGFRYHHAEPDYLMLVYWIPETTDMLPANASHRVGIGAFVMNSQGEVLVVQEKNGKFKGKGLWKFPTGVVEEGEDICTAAIREVKEETGIETEFEEVLAFRQSHKSFFRKSDLFFVCMLRPRSFDIQKQTLEIEAAQWMPFEDYAAQPFVRENEMFNYVAKICIAKSENDDVAGFSPLSTTTASGQKSYLYFCRDLKHLLTCDSQQRQEG from the exons ATGCAGAGGTTAAGAGCCACAGCCATCAGACTCTCTCCGTATCATTTGGGTAAAAAGACCCTTCTGGCTTCTTTATTTGCAGTCCCTCCACTTTCAAAGAGGCCTCGTCTTT GTGATAGATTTCCGTCCTTGATTAGAAACGTATCGATTTCAGTAAGTACTTCAGGCGCGAAGGAATTTGTCGTGTCTGAAAATACTGTTCAACAGGAGGAGGTTTTACTAAGTTCAGTTGATGATTTACATGGAGGAGTTATTGTAAACGTGGAGCAGCCTCTGGATTCTATGGTCTTTGCTCCAATGCTTAAAGCTTCAATATCACACTGGACGCAACAG GGGAAGAGGGGTGTTTGGATCAAATTGCCGATCCAACATGCTAATCTTGTTGAAGCTGCAGTTAAG GAAGGATTTAGGTATCACCACGCTGAACCAGATTACTTAATGCTTGTATATTGGATCCCTGAAACTACTGATATGCTTCCTGCAAATGCTTCACATCGAGTGGGAATTGGTGCTTTTGTCATGAACAGTCAAGGAGag GTGCTTGTAGTTCAGGAGAAAAATGGGAAATTCAAAGGAAAAGGTCTGTGGAAATTTCCCACTGGTGTTGTTGAGGAA GGCGAGGATATTTGTACAGCTGCAATTAGGGAAGTTAAAGAAGAGACAGGG ATTGAGACAGAATTCGAGGAAGTCTTAGCATTCAG GCAAAGCCACAAATCTTTCTTCAGAAAATCAGATTTGTTCTTTGTCTGCATGTTACGACCACGCTCCTTCGACATCCAGAAGCAGACTTTGGAGATTGAAGCGGCACAG TGGATGCCATTTGAGGACTATGCAGCCCAGCCTTTTGTTCGAGAAAACGAGATGTTCAATTATGTTGCCAAAATATGCATAGCAAAATCAGAGAATGATGACGTTGCTGGTTTTTCTCCACTGTCTACTACTACGGCTTCTGGCCAAAAAAGCTATCTGTACTTTTGTAGGGATCTGAAACACCTGCTGACTTGTGATAGTCAGCAACGTCAGGAAGGCTGA